A stretch of the Hydra vulgaris chromosome 09, alternate assembly HydraT2T_AEP genome encodes the following:
- the LOC136084747 gene encoding uncharacterized protein LOC136084747 translates to MSKHLGSQHPIQAKAYLKAKNDKVVQLAADREEVEKELDRSSSLRGFFPATTTSKKRVDNLSKKSPPFSQQGGHEKLQVTLDEYVKITKWDSQSSCQLDFDTVLTLACIMSNLPFNIVETPGMKLLLNYLAPKAIIKTPKTLATTKLDMIHHNVEKAITNQLEEEVPECESVAFTSDGWTAKNGDLFESLTLHYINSDFELKKYSLNCQAHLNRKTGPLLAKGLDTMISKYEVLARPDLKITCVTDGAANMKAAVSLSTLLDKQLVCVDHMLNNCLKDTLENGEVKVIVDKCKRLAQRTHQSTKDWYEIKQEYESLGCNPIKLIQPVQTRWNSNAMLFKSVLRNEQGLKSVRDNSLNANLTILIPSDEDFQVIAELHPFLAKCQEYSEIWSSDKTPTVHKIQQHLFSLITMCHRTVTQNTSGSRIAKDAMTRFIEYLETRIPDKGTEVNDFNLASVFDPFYRGYSITLIKGNKDHLDGIIDQLVDNHPTTREYNEAYEASLPSAQPN, encoded by the exons ATGAGTAAACATTTAGG aTCTCAGCATCCCATTCAAGCCAAAGCTTATCTTAAGGCAAAGAATGACAAGGTAGTGCAACTGGCTGCTGACAGGGAGGAAGTTGAAAAGGAGCTTGATAGATCTTCAAGTTTGAGAGGTTTCTTTCCAGCAACAACCACTAGTAAAAAAAGGGTGGATAACCTTAGTAAAAAGTCTCCACCATTCAGTCAGCAAGGTGGTCATGAAAAACTTCAAGTAACTCTGGATGAGTATGTTAAG atAACTAAATGGGATTCACAAAGCAGCTGTCAGCTTGATTTTGATACAGTTCTCACTCTGGCCTGCATCATGTCAAATCTTCCTTTCAATATTGTGGAAACTCCAGGAATGAAGTTGCTCTTGAATTATTTGGCACCAAAAGCAATCATAAAAACACCAAAAACACTTGCTACAACAAAGCTTGACATGATTCATCATAATGTTGAAAAGGCAATAACCAATCAACTTGAGGAAGAAGTACCAGAATGTGAAAGTGTAGCTTTTACATCAGATGGTTGGACTGCAAAAAATGGTGATCTTTTTGAATCTCTCACACTCCATTACATCAACAGTGATTTTGAGTTGAAAAAGTACAGTTTGAACTGCCAGGCTCATTTAAATAGGAAAACAGGTCCTTTACTTGCCAAAGGATTAGACACTATGATTTCAAAATATGAAGTCTTGGCAAGGCCTGACCTAAAAATAACATGTGTGACTGATGGTGCAGCTAACATGAAGGCAGCTGTCAGTTTATCAACTTTATTAGACAAGCAATTGGTGTGTGTTGATCACATGTTGAACAATTGTTTGAAAGACACATTAGAAAATGGTGAGGTTAAGGTAATTGTTGATAAGTGCAAGAGACTTGCTCAAAGGACACATCAAAGCACTAAGGATTGGTATGAAATCAAACAAGAATATGAATCTCTAGGGTGCAATCCAATCAAGCTAATCCAACCAGTGCAAACAAGATGGAATTCAAATGCAATGCTGTTCAAGTCAGTGTTAAGAAATGAGCAAGGTTTGAAGTCTGTCAGAGATAACAGCCTGAATGCAAACTTGACAATACTTATACCAAGTGATGAAGATTTTCAAGTAATTGCAGAACTTCATCCTTTCTTGGCAAAATGTCAAGAATACTCAGAGATTTGGTCCTCAGATAAAACACCTACAGTTCACAAGATCCAGCAACACCTCTTTTCATTGATTACTATGTGCCATAGGACAGTTACACAAAATACTtcag gTTCAAGAATTGCTAAAGATGCAATGACCAGGTTTATAGAATACTTGGAAACTAGGATTCCAGATAAAGGCACTGAAGTTAATGACTTTAATCTTGCAAGTGTGTTTGATCCATTTTATAGAGGTTATTCTATCACATTAATCAAGGGCAACAAAGATCATTTAGATGGAATAATAGACCAACTGGTAGACAATCATCCAACTACCAGAGAATACAATGAGGCTTATGAGGCTTCATTACCTTCTGCACAGCCAAACTAA